A genomic segment from Necator americanus strain Aroian chromosome III, whole genome shotgun sequence encodes:
- a CDS encoding hypothetical protein (NECATOR_CHRIII.G13260.T1): protein MWFVHGSPSLEGSQPGDGLPVSAEPGLTHDILVSRTSVRPKACNQVTGRCKGGGLESPPTNKLHISTPKERKFSQKLMGLEDCNLPMGFKFYAKYSNRKESPDSGGKPGTVAPGRMGLQESCRLPKRKRTRMAICTYKARTLVSEAAIEDLMMQAKKIKYDVIGLTETRRRHPLNAVYETGEELFLGTCDSRGVGGVGVLVNTTLTIFVAYAPTSSYEEEEVEAFYMDLEKFYREDHAFYKVIIGDFNAKKLSSLRWTWESPGGGYRNEIDHIIVNKRFCLTDVGVVPKFYTGSDHRLLRGRFSFTRRAEKAAKFRERNPRTTINWDLFATLAGFCEDSAMDNIDEEYDRLVEHLHDCAKKAESFKPTKRRLSLETLELIRQRGAARAAGNQELTSELARLCREAIKEDLKERRAEVLVEAAEAGKSIRYARRDFASRKTRMTALRNPKGTAIALRRGMEKIIYDFYSDLFDSHVHLPPHHLREYGQVIPEVLLSEIRHAIMSVRNRTAPGPDRIRPEHLKSLQPVLINTLARRFTRYLSECKVPKQ, encoded by the exons ATGTGGTTtgtccacggatctccctcactagagggatcacagcccg gggatggactccctgtttctgctgagccaggactgactcatgacatccttgtatcccgcacgtcggtccggccaaaagcctgcaatcaagtgactgggaggtgcaagggaggcggtttggagtcgcctccaacaaataagctccacatatCCACTCCAaaagaacggaagttctcccaaaaactcatgggactagaggattgcaacctgcccatgggtttcaaattttatgcaaaatacagtaatagaaaagagtctcctgattccggaggaaagcctggtacggtagcacCAGGTAGGATGggattgcaggagtcatgtaggctaccaaaacggaaaaggactaggatggcgatctgtacttataaggCACGTACGCTTgtatcggaagcggccatcgaagatctgatgatgcaagctaagaagatcaagtacgacgtcatcggactgaccgagacgagacgacgtcaccctctcaacgccgtgtatgaaactggagaagaactgttcttaggaacatgcgacagtagaggtgttggtggagttggcgtcctcgtcaacacga ctttgactatcttcgtcgcttacgctccaacatcaagctacgaagaagaagaagtcgaagctttctacatggacctggagaagttctaccgagaagaccatgccttctacaaggtcataattggcgatttcaacgccaag aagctctcctctctacgctggacgtgggagtcacccggtggagggtaccgtaatgaaatagaccacatcatcgtcaataaaaggttctgcctgacggacgtcggtgttgtaccaaagttctatacgggatcggaccatcgcctccttcgaggaagattttccttcacaaggagagcagagaaagccgccaagttcagagagagaaatcccaggactaccatcaactgggatctcttcgctacgctagccggcttttgtgaagattccgcaatggacaacatcgacgaggaatatgaccggcttgttgaacaccttcacgactgcgcgaagaaggctgagagttttaaacccaccaagaggcgcctgtctcttgaaactcttgagctgatacgccagcgtggagccgcacgagccgcagggaaccaagaactcacgtccgagctcgcaaggctttgcagagaggcaataaaggaagaccttaaagagagaagagcagaagtgttggttgaagctgcagaggcggggaaaagcatccgctatgcccgtcgagacttcgccagtcgcaagacgaggatgactgctctccggaacccaaagggaacagccattgcattgcgaagggggatggagaaaatcatctacgacttctactctgatctcttcgacagccatgtccacttgcctcctcaccatctgagggaatatggacaagtcattccagaggttctcctgtccgaaatacgacatgctatcatgtcggtaagaaatcgtacggcacccggtcccgacagaataagaccagaacacctgaagagccttcagccagtactcatcaacaccctggcgaggcgctttacacgttatctgtcggaatgcaaggttcctaaacagtag
- a CDS encoding hypothetical protein (NECATOR_CHRIII.G13262.T1) codes for MLGVSRFTEVRDGIRSSPLLQRSRIRDAAAFSKESKARWAGHVMRLKDNRCTRAPNDWVPRDIKRTTGRPPARWSDFFTKSFKEKYDALRVPRERRNHWATLARDRDK; via the coding sequence atgctaggagtatcccgtttcacggaagtgagggacgggattcgaagttctcccCTACTTCAGCGGTCGaggattagagacgccgccgcgttctccaaggaaagtaaagcaaggtgggccggacacgtgatgcgcctCAAAGACAACCGTTGTACCAGAGCGCCGaacgactgggttccccgcgatattaagcgcactacaggaagaccgccggcccgatggtcagatttcttcacgaagtccttcaaagaaaaatatgatgcccttcgtgtcccacgcgaaaggaggaaccactgggctactctggcccgcgatcgggacaaatga
- a CDS encoding hypothetical protein (NECATOR_CHRIII.G13259.T1) — protein sequence MAFEKRRSDDRKRWISERLRSVQSPEATQNGTSANEATFSEFVDHELFRYSLLDLKRSIPSVVDGLKPSQRKVMHTLLRRNSNKEIKVNQLAAAVALNEAYHHGEATLVTTIVRMAQDFVGMNNVCLLEPLGQFGTRHEGGDDAASSRYIYTCLKPITRLIFPAADDGLLNYLQEENQQVEPDWYCPVIPVVLVNGADGVATGWSTHVLSHSILEVIDNVRRLIDGDEIEKMIPSFSGFSGKIEEIGENSYEIRGKFKIIPSHRKNASNLSIEITELPVGEWTNRYKQNTLNDLQSRGLISGFKEYHTERGVRFVVELGRDFTARCRKTAGRHSELMKKFKLSTTITTKSMVLFDPYGHLKKYTSVADVMHEHFQVRKQKYKERKQYETKMLDAQKRRVENQLRFVEAIVSGDVRPSGKSMAELENELLSLGFEVDPMRIWKDKEGDLSYLTNLPLSRLTAEEIDKLKNQVETTRSKFEKTVQTSWQDLWIADLRALQREVDNSSRNALY from the exons ATGGCGTTTGAAAAACGCAGATCCGACGACCGGAAGCGATGGATTAGCGAGAGGCTGCGGTCGGTGCAATCGCCA GAAGCAACGCAGAACGGTACATCTGCGAATGAAGCGACATTCTCAGAATTTGTGGACCATGAGTTGTTTCGATATTCACTGCTTGACTTAAAG CGATCAATTCCCTCCGTTGTCGATGGTCTAAAACCATCACAACGAAAAGTGATGCACACGTTACTACGTAGAAATTCCAATAAGGAGATTAAAGTGAATCAACTTGCTGCGGCTGTCGCTCTCAACGAGGCTTATCATCATGGAGAG gcAACTTTAGTAACAACTATAGTGAGAATGGCACAGGATTTCGTAGGGATGAACAATGTGTGTCTTCTGGAACCATTGGGGCaatttggtaccagacatgaAGGAGGCGATGATGCAGCCAGTTCACGATATATCTATACTTGCCTAAA ACCAATAACACGTTTGATTTTCCCAGCAGCTGATGACGGATTGCTCAATTAtttacaagaagaaaatcagcaAGTCGAACCTGACTG GTACTGCCCAGTTATCCCCGTAGTTCTTGTGAATGGTGCAGATGGAGTGGCTACAGGCTGGTCTACCCATGTGCTAAGCCACAGCATCCTCGAAGTAATTGATAATGTTCGCCGTCTAATCGATGGAgatgaaattgagaaaatg ATCCCATCGTTCTCCGGTTTCTCTGGGAAAATCGAGGAGATAGGCGAGAATAGCTACGAAATTAGAGGAAAATTCAAGATTATTCCATCACATCGCAAAAATGCATCAAACCTGAG CATTGAAATAACTGAACTGCCTGTTGGCGAATGGACGAACAGGTATAAACAAAACACTCTGAATGATCTGCAATCAAGAGGACTAATAAG tggatTCAAGGAGTATCACACTGAAAGGGGTGTTCGATTCGTGGTGGAGTTAGGTAGAGATTTCACCGCGCGCTGTCGAAAAACTGCTGGTCGGCATTCGGAACTTATGAAAAAGTTCAAACTATCCACGACGATAACGACAAAATCGATG GTCCTATTCGACCCATACGGTCATCTCAAGAAGTACACTTCAGTAGCAGATGTGATGCATGAACATTTTCAagttcgaaaacaaaaatataaggaAAGGAAACAGTACGAAACAAAAATGTTAGACGCTCAGAAGAGACGAGTTGAGAATCAG CTAAGATTCGTAGAGGCAATTGTCAGTGGTGATGTTCGTCCAAGTGGAAAAAGCATGGCGGAATTGGAAAATGAATTACTGAGCTTGGGTTTTGAAGTAGATCCGATGAGAATATGGAAGGATAAG GAAGGTGATCTTTCATATCTAACAAACCTACCTTTAAGTCGACTTACGGCAGAGGAGATAGACAAGCTCAAAAATCAAGTAGAGACAACACGAAGCAAGTTTGAGAAGACTGTCCAAACATCGTGGCAAGATTTATGGATAGCTGACTTGAGAGCTCTTCAACGG GAGGTGGACAATTCTTCTCGAAACGCATTATATTGA
- a CDS encoding hypothetical protein (NECATOR_CHRIII.G13258.T1), with protein MDEGDRTCYVSNFSQAVTSDLLEELFTQVGPLERVAVTEKNGHRFAMVVFEDEESVPFAVETLDGIHMFDIPLMVKPRNGSKHSTLSRRSLDSKRREPYPVSHSSSYPGNRRNDYARQNSYDERWSGHYHSSPQSPSVAVLTPPPPPPPPNSYPSFKMRTSAPGRFDTPRSSFSGRPGGEQRRTFPSKPSDNRMFESGDLSSGDRWRERGRDGRYTYRNTSVSSGSSSRSSREYRRY; from the exons ATGGATGAAGGAGATCGTACATGTTATGTTAGCAATTTCTCACAAGCAGTCACAAGTGATTTACTGGAGGAGCTGTTTACTCAG GTTGGTCCTCTTGAAAGAGTAGCGGTTACTGAAAAGAACGGTCACCGTTTTGCCATGGTGGTGTTCGAAGACGAAGAGAGCGTCCCATTTGCCGTTGAAACCCTCGATGGTATTCACATGTTCGACATCCCCTTAATGGTGAAGCCCAGAAATGGCTCGAAACAT AGCACCTTATCTCGAAGGTCATTAGACTCTAAACGGCGGGAGCCTTATCCGGTTTCTCACTCATCCTCGTATCCGGGTAACCGTAGAAATGATTATGCAAG acaaaaCAGTTACGATGAACGTTGGAGCGGTCATTACCATTCCTCtc CACAATCGCCCAGTGTTGCAGTGTTGACCCCACCGCCGCCTCCGCCTCCTCCAAATTCATATCCTAG CTTCAAAATGCGCACCAGCGCACCTGGACGTTTCGACACGCCTAGATCGAGTTTTTCAGGAAG GCCAGGTGGTGAGCAAAGAAGAACATTTCCATCAAAGCCATCAGACAACAGAATGTTCGAAAGTGGCgattt GAGTAGTGGCGACAGATGGCGAGAACGTGGGAGAGATGGTCGTTACACGTACCGCAATACGAGCGTTTCAAGTGGATCAAGCAGTAGGTCGAGTCGTGAATACAGAAGATACTGA
- a CDS encoding hypothetical protein (NECATOR_CHRIII.G13260.T3) — protein MRRCGPTLALTIFVAYAPTSSYEEEEVEAFYMDLEKFYREDHAFYKVIIGDFNAKKLSSLRWTWESPGGGYRNEIDHIIVNKRFCLTDVGVVPKFYTGSDHRLLRGRFSFTRRAEKAAKFRERNPRTTINWDLFATLAGFCEDSAMDNIDEEYDRLVEHLHDCAKKAESFKPTKRRLSLETLELIRQRGAARAAGNQELTSELARLCREAIKEDLKERRAEVLVEAAEAGKSIRYARRDFASRKTRMTALRNPKGTAIALRRGMEKIIYDFYSDLFDSHVHLPPHHLREYGQVIPEVLLSEIRHAIMSVRNRTAPGPDRIRPEHLKSLQPVLINTLARRFTRYLSECKVPKQ, from the exons atgagaagatgtggcccaacactagctttgactatcttcgtcgcttacgctccaacatcaagctacgaagaagaagaagtcgaagctttctacatggacctggagaagttctaccgagaagaccatgccttctacaaggtcataattggcgatttcaacgccaag aagctctcctctctacgctggacgtgggagtcacccggtggagggtaccgtaatgaaatagaccacatcatcgtcaataaaaggttctgcctgacggacgtcggtgttgtaccaaagttctatacgggatcggaccatcgcctccttcgaggaagattttccttcacaaggagagcagagaaagccgccaagttcagagagagaaatcccaggactaccatcaactgggatctcttcgctacgctagccggcttttgtgaagattccgcaatggacaacatcgacgaggaatatgaccggcttgttgaacaccttcacgactgcgcgaagaaggctgagagttttaaacccaccaagaggcgcctgtctcttgaaactcttgagctgatacgccagcgtggagccgcacgagccgcagggaaccaagaactcacgtccgagctcgcaaggctttgcagagaggcaataaaggaagaccttaaagagagaagagcagaagtgttggttgaagctgcagaggcggggaaaagcatccgctatgcccgtcgagacttcgccagtcgcaagacgaggatgactgctctccggaacccaaagggaacagccattgcattgcgaagggggatggagaaaatcatctacgacttctactctgatctcttcgacagccatgtccacttgcctcctcaccatctgagggaatatggacaagtcattccagaggttctcctgtccgaaatacgacatgctatcatgtcggtaagaaatcgtacggcacccggtcccgacagaataagaccagaacacctgaagagccttcagccagtactcatcaacaccctggcgaggcgctttacacgttatctgtcggaatgcaaggttcctaaacagtag
- a CDS encoding hypothetical protein (NECATOR_CHRIII.G13258.T2) encodes MDEGDRTCYVSNFSQAVTSDLLEELFTQVGPLERVAVTEKNGHRFAMVVFEDEESVPFAVETLDGIHMFDIPLMVKPRNGSKHSTLSRRSLDSKRREPYPVSHSSSYPGNRRNDYARQNSYDERWSGHYHSSLLTPPPPPPPPNSYPSFKMRTSAPGRFDTPRSSFSGRPGGEQRRTFPSKPSDNRMFESGDLSSGDRWRERGRDGRYTYRNTSVSSGSSSRSSREYRRY; translated from the exons ATGGATGAAGGAGATCGTACATGTTATGTTAGCAATTTCTCACAAGCAGTCACAAGTGATTTACTGGAGGAGCTGTTTACTCAG GTTGGTCCTCTTGAAAGAGTAGCGGTTACTGAAAAGAACGGTCACCGTTTTGCCATGGTGGTGTTCGAAGACGAAGAGAGCGTCCCATTTGCCGTTGAAACCCTCGATGGTATTCACATGTTCGACATCCCCTTAATGGTGAAGCCCAGAAATGGCTCGAAACAT AGCACCTTATCTCGAAGGTCATTAGACTCTAAACGGCGGGAGCCTTATCCGGTTTCTCACTCATCCTCGTATCCGGGTAACCGTAGAAATGATTATGCAAG acaaaaCAGTTACGATGAACGTTGGAGCGGTCATTACCATTCCTCtc TGTTGACCCCACCGCCGCCTCCGCCTCCTCCAAATTCATATCCTAG CTTCAAAATGCGCACCAGCGCACCTGGACGTTTCGACACGCCTAGATCGAGTTTTTCAGGAAG GCCAGGTGGTGAGCAAAGAAGAACATTTCCATCAAAGCCATCAGACAACAGAATGTTCGAAAGTGGCgattt GAGTAGTGGCGACAGATGGCGAGAACGTGGGAGAGATGGTCGTTACACGTACCGCAATACGAGCGTTTCAAGTGGATCAAGCAGTAGGTCGAGTCGTGAATACAGAAGATACTGA
- a CDS encoding hypothetical protein (NECATOR_CHRIII.G13260.T2) has product MWFVHGSPSLEGSQPGDGLPVSAEPGLTHDILVSRTSVRPKACNQVTGRCKGGGLESPPTNKLHISTPKERKFSQKLMGLEDCNLPMGFKFYAKYSNRKESPDSGGKPGTVAPGRMGLQESCRLPKRKRTRMAICTYKARTLVSEAAIEDLMMQAKKIKYDVIGLTETRRRHPLNAVYETGEELFLGTCDSRGVGGVGVLVNTSMQRTSTLLNNL; this is encoded by the exons ATGTGGTTtgtccacggatctccctcactagagggatcacagcccg gggatggactccctgtttctgctgagccaggactgactcatgacatccttgtatcccgcacgtcggtccggccaaaagcctgcaatcaagtgactgggaggtgcaagggaggcggtttggagtcgcctccaacaaataagctccacatatCCACTCCAaaagaacggaagttctcccaaaaactcatgggactagaggattgcaacctgcccatgggtttcaaattttatgcaaaatacagtaatagaaaagagtctcctgattccggaggaaagcctggtacggtagcacCAGGTAGGATGggattgcaggagtcatgtaggctaccaaaacggaaaaggactaggatggcgatctgtacttataaggCACGTACGCTTgtatcggaagcggccatcgaagatctgatgatgcaagctaagaagatcaagtacgacgtcatcggactgaccgagacgagacgacgtcaccctctcaacgccgtgtatgaaactggagaagaactgttcttaggaacatgcgacagtagaggtgttggtggagttggcgtcctcgtcaacacgagtatgcaaagaacatcgactcttttgaacaacttatga
- a CDS encoding hypothetical protein (NECATOR_CHRIII.G13261.T1), producing MRKLEWDDLGVKVDGRQLHHLRFADDIVLITPTISQAEPMLTEFDETCGCIGLQLNLQKTMFMRNGWVSNAPFTLNGTNISECTSYVYLDRELNMMNDLTLKLGRRRRAAC from the coding sequence atgcgaaagttggaatgggacgacttgggagtgaaggttgatggtcggcagctacaccatttgcgttttgctgatgacatcgtactgataacacctaccatcagccaagcggaaccaatgctgaccgaattcgacgaaacatgtggatgcatcggtcttcagctgaatctacaaaagacgatgttcatgcggaacggatgggtttcgaatgccccattcacgctcaacggaacgaacatatccgaatgcaccagctacgtttatctggatcgggaactgaacatgatgaacgacctgaccctcaagctgggcaggaggagacgagcggcatgttaa